In Streptomyces nojiriensis, one genomic interval encodes:
- a CDS encoding LacI family DNA-binding transcriptional regulator, with protein MTRPTSRDVATAAGVSQATVSLVLGDKWPGRVSERTAAHVRETATRLGYRPNLAARNLRLGTTRTALLVVPALTNEFFARVYTGAARVAAEHGFGVVLYPSPDGTGPARDPFASARAALDGVIASSMAAHTLDAIGGNALPLVMLDSDPAADTAAAHVNLAMADGMRQITEHLLALGHRRFLHLASAVDSWTFETRAEALTALLGPDTELRTVRAPLTVDAARTAMETALATPQDRPTAIVCDDDILAAGACKAARRLGLRIPEDLSVTGFDDLALATAVEPELTTVHLPAERVGEQGMTALLAVLEGTPWTAPDIPVHLVVRDSTGPAPAP; from the coding sequence GTGACGAGACCCACCAGCCGCGACGTGGCCACCGCCGCCGGGGTCTCCCAGGCCACCGTCTCCCTCGTCCTCGGCGACAAATGGCCCGGCCGCGTCTCCGAACGCACCGCCGCCCACGTCCGCGAAACCGCCACCCGCCTCGGCTACCGCCCCAACCTCGCCGCCCGCAACCTCCGCCTCGGCACCACCCGCACCGCCCTCCTCGTCGTCCCCGCCCTCACCAACGAATTCTTCGCCCGCGTCTACACCGGAGCCGCCCGCGTCGCCGCCGAACACGGCTTCGGCGTCGTCCTCTACCCCTCCCCCGACGGCACCGGCCCCGCCCGCGACCCCTTCGCCTCCGCCCGCGCCGCCCTCGACGGAGTCATCGCCTCCTCCATGGCCGCCCACACCCTCGACGCCATCGGCGGCAACGCACTCCCCCTCGTCATGCTCGACAGCGACCCCGCCGCCGACACCGCCGCCGCCCACGTCAACCTCGCCATGGCCGACGGCATGCGCCAGATCACCGAACACCTCCTCGCCCTCGGCCACCGCCGCTTCCTCCACCTCGCCTCCGCCGTCGACTCCTGGACCTTCGAGACCCGCGCCGAAGCCCTCACCGCCCTCCTGGGCCCCGACACCGAGCTGCGCACCGTACGGGCCCCCCTCACCGTCGACGCCGCCCGTACGGCCATGGAGACCGCCCTGGCCACCCCCCAGGACCGCCCCACCGCCATCGTCTGCGACGACGACATCCTCGCCGCCGGCGCCTGCAAGGCCGCCCGCCGCCTCGGCCTGCGCATCCCCGAAGACCTCTCCGTCACCGGCTTCGACGACCTCGCCCTCGCCACCGCCGTCGAACCCGAACTCACCACCGTCCACCTCCCCGCCGAACGCGTCGGCGAACAAGGCATGACCGCCCTCCTCGCCGTCCTCGAAGGCACCCCCTGGACCGCCCCCGACATCCCCGTCCACCTCGTCGTCCGCGACTCCACGGGCCCCGCCCCGGCGCCGTAG
- the prcA gene encoding proteasome subunit alpha — translation MSTPFYVSPQQAMADRAEYARKGIARGRSLVVLQYADGIVFVGENPSRALHKFSEIYDRIGFAAAGKYNEYENLRIGGVRYADLRGYTYDRDDVTARGLANVYAQTLGTIFSSAGEKPYEVELVVAEVGATAAGDQIYRLPHDGSIVDEHGSVAVGGNAEQISTFLDQRHQDGMTLSEALKLAVQALSSQANGADKTIPAERLEVAVLDRTRAQQRKFKRIRGRQLSRLLEADVTAAVQADAVSNDEAPEDDAE, via the coding sequence GTGTCGACTCCGTTCTATGTGTCACCCCAGCAGGCCATGGCCGACCGGGCGGAATACGCCCGCAAGGGCATTGCCCGCGGTCGCAGCCTGGTCGTGCTGCAGTACGCCGACGGCATCGTGTTCGTCGGCGAGAACCCGTCCCGTGCGCTGCACAAGTTCAGCGAGATCTACGACCGGATCGGCTTCGCGGCCGCCGGCAAGTACAACGAGTACGAGAACCTGCGGATCGGCGGTGTGCGGTACGCGGATCTGCGCGGGTACACCTACGACCGTGACGACGTGACGGCCCGTGGGCTGGCGAACGTCTACGCGCAGACGCTCGGCACCATCTTCTCCTCGGCCGGTGAGAAGCCGTACGAGGTGGAGCTGGTGGTCGCGGAGGTCGGTGCGACCGCCGCGGGTGACCAGATCTACCGGCTGCCGCACGACGGGTCGATCGTGGACGAGCACGGTTCGGTCGCGGTCGGTGGCAATGCCGAGCAGATCAGTACCTTCCTGGATCAGCGTCACCAGGACGGGATGACCCTGTCCGAGGCGTTGAAGCTGGCGGTGCAGGCGCTGTCCAGCCAGGCGAACGGCGCTGACAAGACGATTCCGGCGGAGCGGCTGGAGGTCGCGGTGCTGGACCGTACGCGTGCGCAGCAGCGCAAGTTCAAGCGGATCCGCGGTCGGCAGCTGTCGCGGTTGCTGGAGGCGGACGTGACGGCGGCGGTGCAGGCCGATGCCGTGTCGAACGACGAGGCGCCGGAGGACGACGCCGAGTAG
- the prcB gene encoding proteasome subunit beta, translated as MEPNTRSTGRLPAAFLTPGSSSFMDFLGAHSPEMLPGNRKLPEGVIEAPHGTTIVAATFPGGVVLAGDRRATMGNMIAQRDIEKVFPADEYSAVGIAGTAGLAVEMVKLFQLELEHFEKVEGTTLSLEGKANRLSTMIRSNLGMAMQGLAVVPLFAGYDEAKEKGRIFSYDVTGGRSEEHGYAATGSGSIFARGSMKKLFRPDLTEEQATTLVVQALYDAADDDSATGGPDLYRHIYPIVTVITDEGFRRLTDDESQELARTVTNRRLEQPDGPRAALL; from the coding sequence GTGGAACCCAACACTCGTAGCACAGGGCGTCTACCGGCAGCCTTCCTGACGCCGGGGTCGTCGTCCTTCATGGACTTCCTGGGCGCGCACTCGCCCGAGATGCTGCCCGGCAACCGCAAGCTGCCGGAAGGCGTGATCGAGGCGCCGCACGGGACGACCATCGTCGCCGCCACCTTCCCCGGCGGGGTGGTCCTCGCCGGTGACCGGCGGGCGACCATGGGGAACATGATCGCGCAGCGGGACATCGAGAAGGTGTTCCCCGCCGACGAGTACTCCGCTGTCGGTATCGCCGGTACGGCCGGCCTGGCCGTGGAGATGGTCAAGCTGTTCCAGCTGGAGCTGGAGCACTTCGAGAAGGTGGAAGGGACGACCCTGTCCCTGGAGGGCAAGGCGAACCGGCTCTCGACCATGATCCGGAGCAATCTGGGGATGGCCATGCAGGGCCTGGCGGTCGTGCCGCTGTTCGCGGGGTACGACGAGGCCAAGGAGAAGGGCCGGATCTTCTCCTACGACGTGACCGGCGGCCGCTCCGAGGAGCACGGCTACGCCGCCACCGGTTCCGGTTCGATCTTCGCCCGGGGCTCGATGAAGAAGCTCTTCCGCCCCGATCTGACGGAGGAGCAGGCCACCACCCTGGTCGTCCAGGCGCTGTACGACGCGGCCGACGACGACTCGGCGACCGGTGGGCCGGACCTGTACCGCCACATCTACCCGATCGTCACCGTGATCACGGACGAGGGGTTCCGCAGGCTGACCGACGACGAGTCGCAGGAGCTCGCCCGTACGGTCACCAACCGTCGGCTGGAGCAGCCCGACGGCCCGCGCGCCGCCCTGCTCTGA
- a CDS encoding endonuclease VII domain-containing protein has product MSNGTKWCRGCSRDVPLSGFALDRNRGDGLQPRCRECVAEYSAAHYRRRQAARGKVVKEKVDVPSGHKLCRQCGEVKPHGEWHKNASASDGLSTRCKACRAVLGRAGHLKRSYGITEAQRDEMIAAQSGVCVICQTAPAEHVDHDHQTGKVRGVLCFSCNAALGQFKDRPDVMRRAAAYVEGNLWNPTLVAQGVYRQPS; this is encoded by the coding sequence ATGTCCAATGGAACGAAGTGGTGTCGCGGCTGCAGCCGGGACGTGCCGCTGAGCGGGTTCGCCCTAGACCGGAACCGTGGTGACGGCCTTCAGCCGAGGTGTCGTGAGTGCGTGGCTGAGTACAGTGCCGCGCACTACCGGCGCCGCCAGGCTGCCAGAGGCAAGGTCGTCAAGGAGAAAGTGGATGTCCCGTCCGGCCACAAGCTCTGCCGGCAGTGCGGTGAGGTCAAGCCGCACGGTGAGTGGCACAAGAACGCTTCGGCGTCTGACGGCTTATCCACCCGGTGCAAGGCGTGCAGGGCCGTCCTGGGCCGGGCGGGGCACTTGAAGCGTTCGTACGGCATCACCGAGGCTCAGCGCGACGAGATGATCGCCGCTCAGAGCGGGGTCTGCGTGATCTGTCAGACGGCTCCGGCCGAGCACGTTGATCACGATCATCAGACGGGTAAGGTCCGAGGCGTACTGTGCTTCAGCTGTAACGCAGCCCTGGGGCAGTTCAAGGATCGGCCGGACGTCATGAGGCGTGCAGCCGCTTACGTGGAAGGAAACCTGTGGAACCCAACACTCGTAGCACAGGGCGTCTACCGGCAGCCTTCCTGA
- a CDS encoding ubiquitin-like protein Pup, translated as MATKDTGGGQQKATRSTEEVEEAAVEESTDLKERQEKLSDDVDSVLDEIDDVLEENAEDFVRSFVQKGGE; from the coding sequence ATGGCGACCAAGGACACCGGCGGCGGACAGCAGAAGGCGACGCGCTCGACCGAGGAGGTCGAGGAGGCGGCGGTCGAGGAATCGACCGACCTCAAGGAGCGCCAGGAGAAGCTCTCCGACGACGTCGACTCCGTACTTGACGAGATTGACGATGTACTCGAGGAAAATGCCGAGGATTTCGTTCGGAGTTTCGTACAAAAAGGCGGCGAATAG
- the dop gene encoding depupylase/deamidase Dop, which translates to MTVRRVMGIETEYGISVPGHPNANAMLTSSQIVNAYAAAMHRARRARWDFEEENPLRDARGFDLAREAADNSQLTDEDIGLANVILTNGARLYVDHAHPEYSSPEITNPLDAVLWDKAGERIMAEAAVRAAQLPGAQPIHLYKNNTDNKGASYGTHENYLMKRETPFSEIVRHLTPFFVSRQVVTGAGRVGIGQDGREHGFQISQRADYFEVEVGLETTLKRPIINTRDEPHSDAEKYRRLHVIIGDANLSEISTYLKLGTTALVLSMIEDGFITVDLAVDQPVRTLHQVSHDPDLQHLITLRSGRTLTAVQLQMEYFELARKYVDERFGSDADEQTKDVLGRWEDVLGRLESDPMSLSGELDWIAKREILEGYRRRDGLEWDAARLHLVDLQYSDVRPEKGLYNRLVARGKMKRLVEEPAVARAQSKPPEDTRAYFRGRCLEQYADDVAAASWDSVIFDLPGRDSLQRVPTLEPLRGTRNHVKELLDRCRTAEDLVRVLSGQ; encoded by the coding sequence ATGACCGTACGGCGAGTAATGGGGATCGAGACGGAGTACGGGATCTCCGTCCCGGGGCACCCGAACGCCAATGCCATGCTCACCTCGTCCCAGATCGTCAACGCCTACGCGGCGGCGATGCACCGGGCGCGACGCGCCCGCTGGGACTTCGAGGAGGAGAATCCGCTGCGGGACGCCCGCGGCTTCGACCTCGCCCGCGAGGCCGCCGACAACAGCCAGCTGACCGACGAGGACATCGGCCTCGCCAACGTCATCCTCACGAACGGCGCACGGCTCTACGTCGACCACGCACACCCCGAATACAGCTCGCCCGAGATCACCAACCCGCTCGACGCCGTCCTCTGGGACAAGGCCGGCGAACGGATCATGGCCGAAGCGGCCGTCCGCGCCGCCCAGCTCCCCGGCGCCCAGCCGATCCACCTCTACAAGAACAACACCGACAACAAGGGCGCCTCCTACGGCACGCACGAGAACTACCTGATGAAGCGGGAGACCCCCTTCTCGGAGATCGTGCGCCACCTGACCCCCTTCTTCGTCTCGCGCCAGGTCGTCACCGGCGCCGGACGCGTGGGCATCGGCCAGGACGGCCGCGAACACGGCTTCCAGATCAGCCAGCGCGCCGACTACTTCGAGGTCGAGGTCGGCCTGGAGACCACCCTCAAGCGCCCCATCATCAACACCCGCGACGAACCCCACTCGGACGCCGAGAAGTACCGCCGGCTCCACGTGATCATCGGAGACGCCAACCTCTCCGAGATCTCCACCTACCTCAAACTCGGCACGACCGCACTTGTCCTGTCCATGATCGAGGACGGGTTCATCACCGTCGACCTGGCCGTCGACCAGCCCGTACGCACCCTGCACCAGGTCTCCCACGACCCCGACCTGCAGCACCTGATCACGCTGCGCAGCGGCCGGACACTGACCGCGGTGCAACTGCAGATGGAGTACTTCGAGCTGGCGCGGAAGTACGTGGACGAACGTTTCGGGTCGGACGCGGACGAGCAGACCAAGGATGTGCTGGGCCGCTGGGAGGACGTGCTGGGCCGGCTGGAGAGCGACCCGATGAGCCTGTCGGGGGAGCTGGACTGGATCGCCAAGCGGGAGATCCTGGAGGGCTACCGGCGCCGGGACGGACTGGAGTGGGACGCGGCGCGGCTGCACCTGGTGGACCTCCAGTACTCGGACGTACGGCCCGAGAAGGGCCTGTACAACCGCCTGGTGGCCCGGGGCAAGATGAAGCGCCTGGTGGAAGAGCCGGCGGTGGCGCGGGCTCAGAGCAAGCCCCCGGAGGACACCCGGGCGTACTTCCGCGGACGCTGCCTTGAGCAGTACGCGGACGACGTGGCCGCGGCCTCCTGGGACTCGGTGATCTTCGACCTCCCCGGCCGGGACTCCCTCCAGCGCGTCCCGACGCTGGAACCCCTGCGGGGGACCCGCAACCACGTCAAGGAGCTCCTGGACCGCTGCCGCACGGCGGAGGACCTGGTGCGGGTGCTTTCGGGGCAGTGA